From one Streptomyces sp. NBC_01478 genomic stretch:
- a CDS encoding serine/threonine-protein kinase: MSQGSPTSGVGRVIAGRYLLLNRLGSGGMGHVWLAHDQRLACEVALKEIVFSNPAYADAEREARVARARAEARNAAGLRGHPHVVTVHDVLEHEGLPWIVMEYVADAVDLRDLIGRHGSAAPAECARIGLAVLDALTAGHQRGVMHRDVKPANILLAPDRTGSPYARVLLTDYGISVQPDAGETRYTQTSVLVGTAGYLAPERATGGPPTAAADLFSLGCTLYHAVEGHGPFVRETPLAEITAVVMEDPLPPVRAGALAPVLHAMLEKDPLRRISATEAEAALARIVTPQTEAEAYARTQTDLGSPSPWEGQSVPFTAGPSAPSSSPAGRRRRPRSRLRQAVLAGLLGLALALGGVWYAMAHQPPGDHTDTSKDSPPYGNTVGLSAPLKDGDCVTADWPGGKRFEGTPRLAVDSTCRNSVPDGQVMAFVSTASAGEARKVGSDRCAERTREAREKLADVRGFAVVPTDAGFTAAGHRAACLVLGAHGPVYGPLGSRRVLGSAFADTSTMQKGDCLDVPSDRAASLVSCTGKHDQEVVGFTRLGAGVTLAQARTRSDAACARDVPPADHGFGPSVYEAASWTSRGPWKSGTHFVVCAVRRQNGGTMEGNEP, from the coding sequence ATGTCACAGGGATCGCCGACCTCGGGAGTGGGCCGGGTCATCGCCGGCCGTTATCTCCTGCTGAACCGGCTGGGCAGTGGCGGTATGGGACATGTGTGGCTCGCACATGACCAGCGGCTGGCCTGTGAAGTCGCGCTCAAGGAGATCGTGTTCAGCAACCCGGCCTACGCCGACGCCGAGCGGGAGGCCCGGGTCGCACGGGCCCGGGCCGAGGCACGGAACGCGGCCGGGCTGCGCGGTCACCCCCATGTGGTGACCGTCCATGACGTGCTGGAGCACGAGGGGCTGCCGTGGATCGTCATGGAGTATGTGGCGGACGCCGTGGACCTGCGCGACCTGATCGGCCGGCACGGCTCGGCGGCCCCGGCGGAGTGCGCCCGCATCGGGCTCGCCGTCCTTGACGCGCTGACCGCGGGGCACCAGCGGGGCGTGATGCACCGGGACGTGAAACCGGCGAACATCCTGCTCGCGCCGGACCGCACCGGTTCGCCGTACGCCCGCGTCCTGCTCACCGACTACGGCATCTCGGTGCAGCCGGACGCCGGGGAGACGCGGTACACGCAGACGTCCGTGCTCGTCGGTACGGCGGGGTATCTGGCGCCGGAGCGGGCCACGGGCGGGCCGCCGACCGCCGCCGCCGACCTGTTCTCGCTGGGCTGCACGCTGTACCACGCCGTCGAGGGCCACGGCCCCTTCGTGCGCGAGACCCCGCTCGCCGAGATCACCGCGGTGGTCATGGAGGACCCGCTGCCCCCGGTCCGCGCGGGCGCGCTGGCACCGGTGCTCCACGCGATGCTGGAGAAGGATCCGCTACGACGGATCTCGGCGACGGAGGCGGAGGCGGCACTGGCGCGGATCGTGACGCCGCAGACGGAGGCGGAGGCGTACGCACGGACCCAGACCGACCTGGGCTCGCCGTCACCCTGGGAAGGGCAGTCGGTGCCTTTCACGGCGGGGCCGTCGGCTCCCTCGTCCTCCCCCGCCGGTCGGCGCCGCCGCCCGCGTTCCCGGCTCCGCCAGGCCGTCCTCGCGGGCCTGCTCGGGCTCGCCCTCGCCCTCGGCGGCGTCTGGTACGCCATGGCCCACCAGCCACCCGGCGACCACACGGACACGAGCAAGGACAGCCCGCCGTACGGCAATACCGTCGGCCTCTCCGCGCCGCTCAAGGACGGCGACTGTGTCACCGCCGACTGGCCCGGTGGGAAGCGGTTCGAGGGGACGCCCCGGCTCGCCGTCGACTCCACCTGCCGGAACTCGGTGCCCGACGGTCAGGTGATGGCGTTCGTGTCCACCGCGTCGGCGGGCGAGGCGCGCAAGGTGGGCTCGGATCGGTGTGCGGAGCGGACGCGGGAGGCACGGGAGAAGCTGGCGGACGTGCGGGGCTTCGCCGTCGTACCGACCGACGCGGGTTTCACGGCCGCCGGGCATCGCGCCGCGTGTCTGGTGCTGGGCGCGCACGGGCCGGTCTACGGGCCGCTCGGGAGCCGTCGCGTTCTCGGGTCGGCGTTCGCGGACACGTCGACCATGCAGAAGGGGGACTGTCTGGACGTGCCCTCGGACCGGGCCGCGAGCCTGGTCTCCTGCACCGGGAAGCATGATCAGGAAGTGGTCGGGTTCACCCGGTTGGGCGCCGGCGTCACGCTGGCCCAGGCCCGTACGCGGTCGGACGCGGCCTGCGCCCGGGACGTCCCGCCGGCCGACCACGGCTTCGGTCCGTCGGTGTACGAGGCCGCCTCCTGGACCAGTCGGGGACCGTGGAAGTCGGGCACACATTTCGTCGTGTGCGCCGTTCGGAGGCAGAACGGGGGCACCATGGAGGGGAACGAACCATGA
- a CDS encoding sensor histidine kinase: MSGFLAGLCVAVLPLLAAGFWLGRRTARPENLGGLGTPVEHATFQTLHTASLAAPPLRAGLTGETARRSARRLRTLLGTDALCLTDQKQVLAWEGVGDHHRAEIMERLAGPLETGRGEAFRLNCAAPDCPLRWAVVAPLTVDDRVHGALVACAPRESAVLVRAAGEVARWVSVQLELADLDQSRTRLIEAEIKALRAQISPHFIFNSLAVIASFVRTDPERARELLLEFADFTRYSFRRHGDFTTLADELHAIDHYLALVRARFGERLSVTLQIAPEVLPVALPFLCLQPLVENAVKHGLEGKADKSRISITAQDAGAEALVVIEDDGAGMDPDLLRRILAGEVSPSGGIGLSNVDDRLRQVYGDDYGLVIETAVGAGMKITARLPKYQPGVHSASRRSAG; this comes from the coding sequence ATGAGCGGATTCCTGGCCGGCCTCTGTGTTGCCGTACTCCCGTTGCTCGCCGCCGGCTTCTGGCTCGGCCGGCGCACCGCGCGCCCCGAGAACCTCGGCGGACTCGGCACCCCCGTCGAGCACGCCACCTTCCAGACCCTGCACACCGCCTCCCTCGCCGCACCCCCGCTGCGCGCCGGCCTCACCGGCGAGACGGCCCGCCGCTCGGCCCGCAGACTGCGCACGCTGCTCGGCACCGACGCGCTCTGCCTGACCGACCAGAAGCAGGTCCTCGCCTGGGAAGGCGTCGGCGACCATCACCGGGCCGAGATCATGGAACGGCTCGCGGGCCCCCTGGAGACCGGCCGCGGCGAGGCGTTCCGGCTCAACTGCGCAGCCCCCGACTGCCCGTTGCGCTGGGCGGTGGTCGCCCCGCTCACCGTCGACGACCGGGTCCACGGCGCGCTGGTCGCCTGCGCGCCGCGCGAGTCCGCCGTCCTGGTCCGGGCCGCCGGGGAGGTCGCCCGCTGGGTCTCGGTCCAACTGGAGTTGGCGGATCTGGACCAGTCCCGCACCCGGCTGATCGAGGCCGAGATCAAGGCACTTCGGGCCCAGATCTCCCCGCACTTCATCTTCAACTCGCTCGCGGTGATCGCCTCGTTCGTCCGCACCGACCCCGAGCGCGCCCGCGAACTGCTCCTGGAATTCGCCGACTTCACCCGCTACTCGTTCCGCAGGCACGGCGACTTCACCACCCTCGCCGACGAACTCCACGCCATCGACCACTACTTGGCACTCGTCCGGGCCCGCTTCGGCGAACGGCTCTCCGTCACGCTCCAGATCGCCCCCGAGGTGCTGCCGGTCGCGCTCCCGTTCCTGTGCCTGCAACCACTCGTCGAGAACGCCGTGAAGCACGGCCTGGAGGGCAAGGCCGACAAGAGCCGTATCAGCATCACCGCGCAGGACGCGGGCGCCGAGGCACTCGTCGTCATCGAGGACGACGGCGCCGGCATGGACCCCGACCTGCTGCGCCGCATCCTCGCAGGGGAGGTCAGCCCCTCGGGCGGCATCGGCCTGTCCAACGTCGACGACCGGCTCCGCCAGGTCTACGGCGACGACTACGGCCTCGTCATCGAGACCGCCGTAGGAGCGGGCATGAAGATCACCGCCCGGCTGCCGAAGTACCAGCCGGGCGTGCACTCGGCCAGCCGGCGGAGCGCCGGGTAG